The Bryobacteraceae bacterium genome includes a window with the following:
- the exuT gene encoding hexuronate transporter, which yields MTARNARPLRDAARLWTPAATMLLASLISYIDRNTLALLAPTILSECGLTAEQYGWILSSFSVAYMAGNPLWGRWLDRAGVRRTMGAAVSLWTAASAAHALLSSFWSFAAARALLGFGEGATFPGGLRTVVQTLPEGLRSRGAALAYSGGSLGAVLTPVIITPVFAAFGWRAAFLFTGVIGLLWLLLWRRVSLREELRRPHVAANRPQARLDWRDRRLWAFIASYALGCLPLAFVLYQAPLYFGRALGKTQIEIGRVLWIPPLGWECGYFFWGWLADRLARGREDSTSVFRALTLAALAGTLPLAFGARIGSFGWLLALLFWAMFIAGGNVIVSLSYATRVVAPEHAGLLAGLGAGSWSAFVALAMPFFGRLMDQRAWDEAFFAAAAIPVAGFSLWLALARRKTQPAGWRR from the coding sequence GTGACAGCCCGCAACGCGCGCCCCCTGCGCGACGCCGCCCGGTTGTGGACGCCTGCGGCCACGATGCTGCTCGCCTCCCTGATCAGCTACATCGACCGCAACACGCTGGCCCTGCTGGCGCCGACGATCCTCTCCGAATGCGGCCTGACGGCGGAACAATACGGCTGGATTCTGTCTTCGTTCTCCGTCGCGTACATGGCGGGCAATCCGCTGTGGGGCCGGTGGCTGGACCGCGCCGGCGTGCGCCGCACGATGGGCGCGGCCGTGTCGTTATGGACGGCCGCCTCAGCCGCGCATGCGCTCCTTTCCAGCTTCTGGAGCTTCGCCGCGGCCCGCGCGCTGCTGGGCTTCGGAGAAGGAGCGACGTTCCCCGGCGGACTGCGCACCGTGGTGCAGACGCTGCCCGAGGGGTTGCGCAGCCGCGGCGCGGCGCTGGCCTACAGCGGCGGATCTCTGGGCGCGGTGCTGACGCCCGTCATCATCACGCCCGTGTTTGCCGCCTTCGGCTGGCGCGCCGCGTTTCTCTTCACCGGCGTCATCGGCCTTCTGTGGCTTCTGCTGTGGCGCCGCGTCAGCCTGCGCGAGGAGCTGCGGCGCCCGCACGTCGCGGCCAACCGCCCGCAGGCGCGGCTCGACTGGCGCGACCGGCGGTTGTGGGCCTTCATCGCCTCCTATGCGCTCGGCTGCCTGCCGCTGGCCTTCGTTCTGTACCAGGCGCCGCTGTACTTCGGCCGCGCGCTGGGCAAGACGCAGATCGAGATCGGCCGGGTGCTGTGGATTCCGCCTCTCGGGTGGGAGTGCGGCTATTTCTTCTGGGGCTGGCTGGCGGACCGGCTGGCGCGCGGGCGCGAGGACTCGACCTCTGTCTTCCGGGCCTTGACTCTGGCGGCGCTGGCAGGCACGCTGCCGCTGGCCTTCGGCGCGCGGATCGGCTCGTTCGGCTGGCTGCTGGCGCTGCTGTTCTGGGCCATGTTCATCGCCGGCGGCAACGTGATCGTCAGCCTGAGCTATGCCACGCGCGTGGTGGCGCCGGAACATGCCGGGCTGCTCGCGGGGCTGGGCGCCGGTTCATGGTCGGCTTTTGTCGCCCTGGCTATGCCGTTCTTTGGCCGGCTGATGGATCAGCGCGCGTGGGACGAGGCGTTCTTCGCCGCCGCCGCGATTCCGGTGGCTGGCTTCTCGCTCTGGCTGGCCCTGGCCCGCCGCAAAACTCAGCCTGCCGGCTGGCGCAGATAG
- a CDS encoding polysaccharide deacetylase: protein MIAEAAGLLLGAAGVLAYGARGRSAQLFCPSVWRGPEARRAIALTFDDGPSESTLDLLSLLHTYGVRATFFQLGHHARRLPRVVRRCVEEGHELGNHSDRHHGFWLRSPQFIRDEIERAQESIARVAGAAPKWFRAPYGVRWFGMRGVLRQLGLTHAAWTVLARDYALDAEGIAKHVAPRVRPGAILCFHDGREMRHHPDISPTLAALERLLPQWIEQGYRFVTLSELFPPGGQARQ, encoded by the coding sequence ATGATTGCGGAAGCGGCAGGCCTGCTGCTGGGCGCGGCGGGCGTCCTGGCCTACGGCGCGCGCGGGCGGTCTGCGCAACTGTTCTGCCCCTCCGTCTGGCGCGGCCCGGAAGCGCGGCGCGCCATTGCGCTCACTTTCGACGACGGCCCCAGCGAGTCCACGCTGGATCTGTTGAGCCTGCTGCACACCTACGGCGTCCGCGCCACGTTTTTCCAGCTGGGCCACCACGCCCGCCGCCTGCCCCGCGTGGTGCGCCGCTGCGTCGAGGAGGGACACGAGCTCGGCAACCACTCGGACCGGCACCACGGATTCTGGCTGCGTTCGCCGCAGTTCATCCGCGACGAGATCGAGCGGGCTCAGGAGTCGATCGCCCGCGTGGCCGGCGCGGCCCCGAAATGGTTCCGCGCCCCGTACGGAGTGCGCTGGTTCGGCATGCGCGGCGTTCTTCGCCAGCTGGGCCTGACGCACGCAGCCTGGACGGTGCTGGCGCGCGATTATGCGCTCGACGCCGAAGGCATCGCGAAGCACGTCGCTCCGCGCGTGCGTCCTGGCGCGATTCTCTGCTTTCATGACGGCCGCGAAATGCGCCATCATCCGGACATCTCGCCCACGCTCGCCGCGCTCGAGCGCCTGTTGCCGCAGTGGATCGAGCAGGGTTACCGCTTCGTGACTCTGAGCGAACTTTTCCCGCCGGGAGGCCAGGCGCGGCAGTGA
- a CDS encoding PIG-L domain-containing protein, protein MRIVCIHAHPDDAEFLAGGTLALLAQAGHAVVILTMTSGDCGSTEHGPEEIADIRRLEAQRAAAVIGAEHHVLGFKDLAIFVDDPSRRRVTAAIRRFRPDIVLTASPRDYHCDHEATSRLVTDACFGASAPNYQTQAYDQAHAIPAIPHLYYMDPAEGIDREGQVVPAHFFIDVASVMETKRRMLAAHASQREWLKKQHGMDDYLETMEEWTRSRGRLCGTEWAEGWRQYMGHAYPRTPLLQELLEPYLRQPAG, encoded by the coding sequence ATGAGAATTGTCTGCATCCACGCCCACCCCGACGATGCCGAGTTTCTGGCCGGAGGCACGCTGGCGCTGCTGGCGCAGGCGGGCCATGCGGTGGTGATCCTGACGATGACCTCGGGCGACTGCGGCAGCACGGAGCACGGGCCGGAGGAGATCGCCGACATCCGGCGGCTGGAGGCGCAGCGCGCGGCGGCGGTAATCGGCGCCGAGCATCACGTGCTGGGCTTCAAGGACCTGGCCATCTTTGTCGACGATCCTTCGCGCCGCCGCGTGACGGCGGCGATCCGCCGCTTCCGTCCGGACATCGTGCTCACAGCTTCGCCGCGCGATTATCACTGCGATCACGAGGCCACCAGTCGGCTGGTCACAGACGCCTGTTTCGGCGCATCCGCCCCCAACTACCAGACGCAGGCCTACGATCAGGCCCATGCGATTCCGGCCATCCCGCACCTGTACTACATGGATCCTGCGGAGGGAATCGACCGGGAAGGCCAGGTGGTGCCGGCGCACTTCTTCATCGACGTCGCCAGCGTCATGGAGACCAAGCGCCGCATGCTGGCCGCCCATGCCAGCCAGCGGGAGTGGCTGAAGAAGCAGCACGGCATGGACGATTACCTGGAAACGATGGAGGAGTGGACCCGCAGCCGGGGCCGCCTCTGCGGAACAGAGTGGGCCGAGGGCTGGAGGCAGTACATGGGCCACGCCTACCCGCGCACTCCGCTGTTGCAGGAACTGCTCGAGCCCTATCTGCGCCAGCCGGCAGGCTGA
- a CDS encoding 4-carboxy-4-hydroxy-2-oxoadipate aldolase/oxaloacetate decarboxylase: MTRKLLTFLLPLALLGQTQPPFTKQYIPVQPFDAQENARLLKLFDGLRVADVNDGLDIAGLANVMIMSPDILPMWRDEKEFKHRITGFAVTLRIVPAQARTPDFPSHDEFAKWEGQWYSQKTPEEFARWLSPGAILVIDAQGTHDSGFCGSNNALNWFSRGMRGIVTSGGCRDSDENILQRIPIYQRQYTRGINPGRVWVESYNQPVTVGGVLVMPGDIVVADSDGVVVVPRAKADLVAAAARRILEGDKKARRSLYEKTGRPLDHTVK, encoded by the coding sequence ATGACCCGCAAGCTCCTGACATTCCTGCTGCCCCTCGCCCTGCTCGGACAGACCCAGCCGCCGTTCACGAAACAGTACATCCCCGTCCAGCCGTTTGACGCGCAGGAAAACGCGCGTCTGCTGAAGCTGTTCGACGGGCTGCGCGTGGCCGACGTCAACGACGGTCTCGACATCGCGGGGCTGGCCAACGTCATGATCATGTCGCCCGACATCCTCCCCATGTGGCGCGACGAGAAAGAGTTCAAACACCGCATCACGGGCTTCGCCGTGACGCTGCGCATCGTGCCGGCGCAGGCGCGCACGCCCGACTTCCCCAGCCACGACGAGTTCGCCAAATGGGAGGGCCAGTGGTACAGCCAGAAGACGCCCGAAGAGTTCGCCCGCTGGCTCAGCCCCGGCGCGATTCTCGTGATCGACGCTCAGGGCACGCACGACTCCGGCTTCTGCGGCTCCAACAACGCGCTCAACTGGTTCTCGCGCGGCATGCGCGGCATTGTCACGAGCGGCGGCTGCCGCGACTCGGATGAAAACATCCTGCAGCGCATTCCCATCTACCAGCGGCAGTACACGCGCGGCATCAATCCGGGGCGCGTCTGGGTGGAGAGCTACAACCAGCCGGTGACCGTGGGAGGCGTGCTCGTGATGCCAGGCGACATCGTCGTCGCGGACAGCGACGGCGTGGTGGTGGTGCCGCGCGCGAAAGCGGACCTGGTGGCGGCCGCCGCGCGCAGGATTCTCGAGGGCGACAAGAAGGCGCGCCGCAGCCTGTATGAGAAAACCGGCCGGCCGCTGGATCACACGGTGAAGTGA
- a CDS encoding glyceraldehyde-3-phosphate dehydrogenase, translating to MALKVAINGFGRIGRNVLRAGYRNPDIEFVATNDLTDTKTLAHLLKYDSVLGPLDAEVSAGPDTITVDGKTIKVFQQKDPAAIDWSSLGAQIVIESTGKFTDAEAAKAHIKGSVKKVIISAPAKNEDITVVIGVNHTAYDPAKHHVISNASCTTNCLAPVVKVLHEQFGIEKGSMTTIHSYTNDQNVLDFPHKDLRRARAAAINMIPTTTGAAKAIGLVMPELKGKLDGYAMRVPTPNVSVVDLVALLKKNATAEEINAALKAAAEGPLKGILAFTMDPVVSTDMMRNPNSSIVDGQMTKVLDGNLAKVVAWYDNEWGYSCRVVDLCLYMASKGL from the coding sequence ATGGCACTGAAAGTCGCGATCAACGGGTTTGGCCGCATCGGGCGCAACGTCCTGCGGGCCGGGTACAGGAATCCTGACATCGAGTTCGTCGCCACCAACGATCTCACCGACACCAAGACGCTGGCGCACCTGCTGAAGTACGACTCCGTCCTCGGCCCGCTCGACGCCGAGGTGAGCGCCGGGCCCGACACGATCACCGTGGACGGCAAGACCATCAAGGTCTTCCAGCAGAAGGATCCGGCGGCCATCGACTGGTCGAGCCTGGGCGCGCAGATCGTCATCGAGAGCACGGGCAAATTCACCGACGCCGAGGCGGCGAAGGCCCACATCAAGGGCTCGGTGAAGAAGGTCATCATCTCGGCCCCGGCCAAGAACGAAGACATCACCGTGGTGATCGGCGTCAACCACACGGCCTATGATCCGGCCAAACACCACGTGATCTCGAACGCCAGCTGCACCACCAACTGCCTGGCGCCGGTGGTGAAGGTGCTGCACGAGCAGTTCGGCATCGAGAAGGGCTCGATGACGACGATCCACAGCTACACGAACGACCAGAACGTGCTCGACTTCCCGCACAAGGACCTGCGCCGCGCCCGCGCCGCCGCCATCAACATGATCCCGACGACGACCGGCGCTGCGAAAGCGATCGGGCTGGTGATGCCCGAGCTCAAGGGCAAGCTGGACGGCTACGCGATGCGCGTGCCCACGCCCAACGTGAGCGTCGTCGACCTGGTGGCGCTGCTCAAGAAGAACGCCACGGCGGAAGAGATCAACGCGGCGCTGAAAGCCGCAGCCGAGGGTCCGCTGAAGGGCATCCTCGCCTTCACCATGGATCCGGTGGTTTCCACCGACATGATGCGCAACCCGAACTCGTCCATCGTCGACGGCCAGATGACCAAGGTGCTCGACGGCAACCTGGCCAAGGTGGTCGCCTGGTACGACAACGAGTGGGGCTATTCCTGCCGCGTCGTCGATCTGTGCCTCTACATGGCGTCGAAGGGTCTCTGA
- a CDS encoding hydrogenase HoxE: MPATTAAPDSVRDNREKMLERAMSRHNYSGDALIEVLHAAQELYGFLPPELLKKVARKLKLPPSRVYGVATFYHFFSLQPKGEHFFQVCTGTACYVAGAQELLNVLERRCAKAGCTSPDGKVSVQAARCIGSCGLAPAVIYDGRILARVTEKQLNEELDRIGVS; the protein is encoded by the coding sequence ATGCCCGCGACCACTGCAGCTCCCGATTCCGTCCGCGACAACCGCGAAAAGATGCTCGAGCGCGCCATGTCCCGCCACAACTATTCGGGCGATGCGCTGATCGAGGTTCTGCACGCCGCACAGGAGCTTTACGGCTTTCTTCCGCCGGAGCTTCTGAAGAAGGTGGCGCGCAAGCTGAAGCTGCCGCCAAGCCGGGTTTACGGCGTGGCGACGTTCTATCACTTCTTCTCGCTGCAGCCGAAAGGAGAGCATTTCTTCCAGGTCTGCACGGGCACGGCCTGCTACGTGGCGGGAGCGCAGGAGCTGCTGAACGTGCTGGAGCGGCGCTGCGCCAAGGCCGGATGCACGAGCCCGGACGGAAAAGTGAGCGTGCAGGCGGCGCGGTGCATCGGTTCCTGCGGGCTGGCGCCGGCGGTGATTTACGACGGCCGGATTCTGGCCCGCGTGACAGAGAAGCAGCTGAACGAGGAGCTGGACAGGATCGGCGTGTCATGA